In the Gammaproteobacteria bacterium genome, one interval contains:
- a CDS encoding DUF819 family protein, which produces MTSTALIENDAVVLGLLAVTLGAVFWTSQSPHPWLRAFYKYVPALLLCYFIPAVYNTVGLIDGEASQLYFISSRYLLPATLVLLTLSIDLPSVARLGPKAVTMFLTGTVGVVIGGPIAILIWQLLSPDTVDGDTWRGMTAIAGSWIGGGANQAAMKEVFDVDNNLFGTMVAVDIIVANLWMAVLLWMAANAERLDARRGADTSGIAALRQRIESFQAENARIARLPDLMFIMAVAFGCTGAAHAIGAPIAAWFSQFQWAARLSFDSSFFWIVVLATSFGLMLSFTRVKRLEGAGASKIGSAMLYILIASIGMHMNLGAILSDPKLFGVGLTWIAIHAGLLLLVGRLIRAPVFYLAVGSQANIGGAASAPVVASAFHPALAPVGVLLAVFGYALGTYAAWACGQLMRLAAG; this is translated from the coding sequence ATGACTTCGACGGCGCTGATCGAAAACGATGCCGTGGTGCTCGGCCTGCTGGCCGTGACCCTGGGCGCGGTCTTCTGGACCTCGCAAAGCCCGCATCCCTGGCTGCGCGCGTTCTACAAATATGTGCCGGCCCTGCTGCTGTGCTACTTCATCCCAGCGGTCTACAACACCGTCGGCCTCATCGACGGCGAGGCCTCGCAGCTTTACTTCATCAGCTCGCGCTACCTGCTGCCGGCGACGCTGGTGCTGTTGACGCTGTCCATCGATCTTCCTTCGGTGGCACGCCTGGGGCCCAAGGCCGTCACCATGTTCCTGACCGGCACCGTCGGCGTGGTCATCGGTGGCCCGATCGCGATCCTGATCTGGCAACTGCTCTCGCCGGACACCGTGGACGGCGACACCTGGCGCGGCATGACCGCGATCGCCGGCAGCTGGATCGGCGGCGGCGCCAATCAGGCGGCGATGAAGGAGGTCTTTGACGTCGACAACAACCTGTTCGGAACCATGGTCGCGGTCGACATCATCGTCGCCAATCTGTGGATGGCGGTACTGCTATGGATGGCCGCCAACGCCGAACGTCTCGACGCCCGGCGCGGCGCGGACACTTCGGGCATCGCCGCCCTCCGGCAGCGCATCGAAAGCTTTCAGGCCGAAAACGCACGCATCGCCCGCCTGCCGGACCTGATGTTCATCATGGCAGTGGCCTTCGGCTGCACCGGTGCGGCGCATGCGATCGGCGCGCCGATCGCCGCCTGGTTCTCGCAATTCCAGTGGGCGGCGCGCCTGTCGTTCGACAGCAGTTTCTTCTGGATCGTGGTGCTGGCCACCAGCTTCGGCCTGATGCTGTCTTTCACGCGCGTGAAGCGGCTCGAAGGGGCCGGCGCCTCGAAGATCGGATCGGCGATGCTCTACATCCTGATCGCCAGCATCGGCATGCACATGAACCTCGGCGCGATTCTCAGCGACCCCAAGCTGTTCGGCGTGGGCCTGACCTGGATCGCGATACACGCCGGCCTGTTGTTGCTGGTCGGCCGCCTGATCCGCGCACCGGTGTTCTATCTCGCCGTGGGCAGCCAGGCCAACATCGGCGGCGCCGCCAGCGCACCGGTGGTGGCCAGCGCGTTCCATCCGGCGCTGGCGCCGGTCGGCGTGCTGCTGGCGGTGTTCGGCTATGCACTCGGGACCTACGCGGCCTGGGCCTGCGGCCAGCTGATGCGGCTCGCCGCCGGATAG